The stretch of DNA ATCGCAATCTTTCAGCTTGTCCTGCTGAATCAGTGCCAGTAGCGGCAGCACTTCCATATCAAGAGCCGGTCTAAACTGCTCCAGCGGCCAAAGAATATCAGGACCATCGATTAGAGGACACGTGGCCTCTAGGCTAATTTGCTCTAGGTGCTCCCAGGCAAAGACTTCCTCGGGAGCTGGGGCCTCAATCAGCACCAGCGGCCTAGCCCAGCAAAGCTCTCTATCGGGCACCACCTGAATTACTTCAGCATAGAGTCGGCTGATGCCTTTCTCCAGGTAAACAATCTGGTACGGCTGAAAGATACTCATGCAGATCAGATTGACGGCTGGCCCTTATTCTAGCGAATGCAGCCGTGGAGGTTGGAACGGGTCAGCCGTCCAAGGCTAGAGTGTGATAAAACAGAAAATAAAGCTTCCAAGCGATTGCGAAAGGTCTATCGGGCAACCATAGGCCGCTTTTTGTGACCAGATTCGCTTCTGTCGCCAAGTAGTTCAGTGTCTGCTTAGGCTTGTCGATATTCCAGCATCTGGAGAGGAATTCCCGTGTCAGTTGAAACTATCGAGCGCAAAGAAACAACAACTATTCGTAAACCTGCTCCCCGCTATCGGGTGCTGCTCCACAATGATGAATTCAATACGATGGAGCATGTGGTAGAGAGCCTGATTAAGGTCGTGCCTAGCCTAACTATGCCGCAGGCTGTAGACATTATGATGCAGGCCCACAGTGCCGGGGTGGCACTCGTGATCACTTGCGCCCTGGAGCACGCCGAGTTTTACTGTGAAGGACTGCAGTCCCAAGGCTTGACCAGCAGCATTGAGCCTGATGAGTAATCCTGACAAGTACTTCTATTGAGGCTGTCTTGAGAAAATTTGTGGCTGCCCTGGCGCGCCTGACGCCCCCCCTGAGAGTCTTGTTATTTCTAGCAGGGCTAGCCCTGCTGTGGTTGCCGCTGGCGCTGCCGCTCTATATCTTGGCCGCAACGGGGGCGCTGGATTTAGGGGGCGCGATCGCAACTGGTCTGCTCTACGTCGGCTTTTTGCTGATCTGGCCGACTTGGGCCAAGCAGGTACATCGGCTGCAGCTGCCCTGGCAAACCTTAGGGCTAATCTGGCGACCCGGCATCGCTGTGGATTGGGTAGTGGGGTTAAGCTTGGGACTGGGCGGCATTGCGGCCTTAGTCGGCATTGAGCTAGCCCTGGGCTGGGCTGTACTCCTGCCGCCGACCGCTCAGCTGCCTCGATTTTTTGTGGAAGGGGCGCTGGTTGGCCTAGCAGTGGGAGTAGCCGAAGAAATTTTGTTTCGCGGCTGGCTGCTGTTTGAGCTGGAGCAAGGATGGTCGCGGGGGCAGGCTCTAGTGGGGACGGCTTTGGTATTTGCGATCGCTCACTTTATCAAACCCCTACCGGCTATCCTGGCCACACTGCCCCAGTTTTTTGGCCTGTTTCTGCTGGCCCTGACCCTGGTGTGGGCAAGGCGCACACCGTCCCACGTTCAGTCCCACAACCAACCGGGCCGCACAGCTCTGGGCTATCCGGCCGGGCTACACGGCGGCCTAGTGTGGGGGTATTACCTGGTGAATGTGGGCCAGGTCATCCAGATTACCGGAGCCGTACCGGAGTGGGTAACGGGCATTCAAGCCAATCCACTAGCGGGGCTGCTGGGGTTGGGGCTGCTGGCAGGGCTAGCAGGACTGTTTTACCGCAGCGCTCATCAGCCTGGCTAGATTGACAATTGGTAAGGGTGCCAGGAGCCGTGCTCAATGCAGCGGTCGTGTTATACCAATTCTCTAACTAGCCGCTACTCATCCACCCATTCACTCTCCCACCCCTTATCTGCAGCACCTTTTTCTGGAACTGGTATAGCCAACGAACTGACACAGCATAGGGCTAACTTGGGAAGTGTTGGGTTGCGCTTGACGCTAACCTACCTCGATCAAGGCAGGCAGCTACTCGGCGGACTTGAGGGCTCGCTCCATAAAAATGGCGTGAGAACTGCGTTGTCTCTGACCTCGTCCGGGTCGCCGCTGGATGTAAGAGCCATCTGGCTGCATATCCCAGGCGTAGCGGTTGTCGGCTAAGGAAGTTTCTAAAATGTTTTTTAGCTCAGTTCGAATTTGCTCATCTTCTACAGGCACAACCGCTTCAATTCGCCGGTCTAGGTTGCGCGGCATCCAGTCGGCGCTGCCCAGCAGCATAGTTTCTGGGCCGCCGTTTTGAAAGAAGAAAATGCGGGAATGTTCCAGAAAACGACCAATAATGCTGATTACTCGAATGTTGTCGCTGATCCCTTCTAAGCCCGGTCTCAGACAGCAAATGCCGCGAATAATCAGGTCAATTTTTACGCCCGCTTGAGAGGCTTCGTAGAGGGCCACAATAATCGTTGAATCGACCAAGGAGTTCATCTTGGCGATAATGTGAGCAGGCTTGCCCTGACTAGCCTGCTCCATTTCCCCCCGAATTAGATCAATCATGCGCTGCCGCAGATTAACCGGGGCTATCAACAGCTTACGGTAGCTGCTTTGGCGGGAGTAGCCTGTGAGGTAGTTAAACAGGTCGCTCAGGTCTGCGCCTAGGTCCTCAGAGCTGCTTAAAAGGCCCAAATCAGTATAGAGCCTTGCCGTTTTGGGGTTGTAGTTGCCGGTCCCAATGTGGCAGTAGCGGCGAATCTGACCGCCTTCGCGGCGCACGACTAGCGTCACTTTGGTGTGGGTTTTGAGTCCTACCAATCCATAGACCACGTGAACGCCAGAATTTTCTAGCTTACGGGCCCAGTTGATATTGTTTTCCTCGTCAAAGCGCGCCTTTAGCTCTACTAATACAACGACTTGCTTGCCGTTCTCAGCCGCTGAAATTAGGGCATTGACGATCGGAGAATCGCCAGAGGTACGGTACAAGGTCATTTTGATGGCCAGCACGTTAGGGTCGTGGGCCGCATGGGTGATAAAGCACTGGACCGTGCCTGAAAACGAGTGGTAGGGGTGATGAATGAGCTGGTCTTGGCGGCGCAGCAGAGTAAACATGTCCTCCGCGTTTTCTTCCTCGTCGTCATGATTGCGGCTGAGGATATCTAGCGCCGCGGGAATGACTGGGCTCCAGACGGGGTCTTTAAGGTCGGGTAGGGGCAGAGAGAGAAACGTCATCAGATCGCCTAGGCAAAGCAGCCCCTCAACGTCGTAGACATCTGCCTCAGTCAGCCCCAGCTCTTCCACCAGCATGGCCCGAACGGGTGGAGGGGTCTGGGCGTGAATTTCGATGCGCACGGCAGATCCTCCCAGTCGCCGTCGCCGCAGCTCTTGCTCAATAGCCTGCATGAGGTCGTCTGCTTCGTCCTCCTCGACGGCCAGATCGGCGTTTCGAGTCACCCGGAAGGGGTAGTGGGCCTGAATATCCATGCCGGGGAAGAGAAAGTGCAGGTTATGGGCAATTACCTGCTCCAGCGGCACCCCGATCCAGTGGCAGTTCTCTCGGTCGTCGAATAGGGATGAGGGCAGGGCCACAAACCGGGGCAGGACCTTGGGCACTTTGACCCGAGCAAAGTGCTCCTCCTTGGTCTGGTGGTCTCGCACTACTACAGCCAGGTTGAGGCTGAGATTGGAGATGTAGGGAAAGGGATGCCCCGGATCAACGGCCAGGGGCGTCAGTACAGGGAAAATCTGCTCCTCAAAGTAGGTTTTGAGATAGTCCTGGGGCTTTGCTTTTAAGTCGGTATAGTCGAGCAGGCAAATGCCGTGGCGATTTAGCTGCGATCGCAACGTCTGCCCAAAAAATTCGTGCTGCTGGATGACCATAGGCCGCAGCGTTTGGCTGATGGCCTCTAAATGCTCTTCTGGAGCGCGGCCATCGGGGGTACGCTTGCTAACCTGGGCGGCAATCTGCTGCTTAATGCCAGCCACCCGCACCATAAAAAACTCATCTAGGTTGGAGCTGAAAATTCCTAGAAACTTCAGCCGCTCCAAGAGGGGAGTGCGGTCGTCTAGAGCCTCATGCAGCACCCGGCGGTTAAACTCCAGCCAGCTTAGTTCCCGACTAATAAAAAATTCGGGACTTCGCAAATTTTGAAAGTTAGTTGTAGGCTCAACGGTCGCCACGGTAGTCATTTCCTAGTCCAAACACCTCTTCTTCTTGTCCAACCCACCATTCCCCCAGGTTCATCAAATCCTGATGCAGCTCTTCCAAAGCTGCCTGAAACGCCTCAGGATCCATTTCAGAGCGGCGCTCCTTTAATAGCTGCAAGCGCCACTGCACCAGCAACCAGGGCTTGGATAAGCCATCGGTTGCTTCAATATATTTAGCCCAATCTTGGCTGTCCATAGAGAGTTGTTGCAGGTGTTTTATCGGTAGGGATAGAGAGTTTTCGGCTAGCCAAAAAGCCAGCTGCTGCCGGTTAAGAACCCGGTAGGATATACCATCTTAGATGAAATAAAAAATTAGTCCTCACTAAGCGCAGCAAGTCCCGTCTTAGGAAAGAGATTCCCTAACGTTTCAATGTATTTTGAGCCGCTTTCCGCTTCTAAAGGAGGACTGGGCAATACTTGTAGCTACCTTGAAATGAGTAGAGCCGCAACGAATAAAGCCGTAGAGCTCCAAGGGCACTCTACGGCTTTATCCAGCAGTTTTTTCGAGCTTGCTACAGGCTGTTAGATCAGCCGGCCTGCTAACTTAAATGCTCTAGCTCCGGCGATTAAAGGCGCTAAGCCATTGCCGCAGCTGCTCTCCGGCAACCTCGCGACCGCCAAGGCCAAATGCGATCGCAAAAGCTACCGCAACCGCACCCAACAGTAGACCAAAGGCCAGGTTGACAATGCTGGTTGCCACACCCATTTGCTGTAGCGCCATTGCACCGACTAGAGCAATGATGGCAATTCGAGCTGCTTGGGCCAGCATCTGAGACTGGGAGCTGTTGACGCTGTAGATCACCCGGTAAGCCAGATTAGCCAGATACAGACCAATCGCAAAGACAACAACGCCACTGAGCACCCGAGCTGAAACCAGCAAGAGACTCTGAACAATTGCCGTGAGCTGGGTAAACCCTAAAATCTCAGTAGCCGTGACCACACCAAACAGCACGATGCCGACCAAAACAATCACCCCTAGCACCTCAGAAGGCGTTTGTCTGGGGGTTTCAATGGTTGTGACAGGCAGCCCTTCTTCATTAAAAGTCGTTCTAGCTTCGGCAGCAGCAGGACGGCTCAGCTCTGGAATGCCTAAGATGTGCCAGAGGTTGTCAAAGCCCATGCTGCTCAGCACATCGCTCACCAGGTCGGCCACAAACCGACCCACCAGGTAGAACAGCACCAGCACCAAGCCCGCCGTTAGGATCTGAGGAATGGCAAATAGCACCCGCTCCAGCATTGAAATTGCTGGGCCAGAAATCGCTACGATATCAAGCTCGTTTAGAGCTGCGATCGCAGCCGGAATCAGCACCAAGATATAGGCAATCGTCCCCACCAAATTGGATAGAGCCACCCCTGTCTGGGAAGACGACTTCAGACCGAGGCGGGTGCCGACTCGATCAGCCCCAACCGCAGCCAGAAAATTGGTCACTACGCCCCGTACGATCCGGGCAACCAGCCAGCCCAACAGCAAAATCAGTCCAGCCGTGATGATGTTGGGAATCGCCAGCAGGAAGCGGTTGATCAGCGTTTCTACCGGCAGCAGCAGGCCGCGCAGCCCTAATGCATCTAGCACCAGCGGCAAAAAGAGCAGAAAAATGAACCAATAGAGCGCATTTGCCAGGGTCTCATTCACGGCAAAGGGGCTGGATTGGCCCGGCTCTTGCCCGGTATGCTCCGCTAGCCGATCATCCAGGCGAAACTGAGAAAGCCCGCGAGCGACAACCACCTTGACCAGGGTTGCCACTGCCCAAGCCACCCCCAACAACAGCAGCGCTCCACCAATGCGCGGCAGATAGACAAAGATTTGCTCTAGGAAATTATTCAGCGGTTGGGAGACAACGGCCAGATTCAGAGCATTTAGAAAGGCGATGATGGCAAAAAGCAAGATCACCCAGTAAACCGCTGCCGAAATCCAATCCTCAACCGGCACATCCTGACTTGGGTCTTGACCCAAAATCTGGTTGGCGATCCGGTTGTCTAGGCGCGTTCGTTTGAGCAGATTTTTTACCACCAGAGCCGCCACTGTGGCAATGATCCAGCCGAGGAGCAGTAACACCACAGCCCAGATCAGGCTGGGTAAAAAGCTGCCAAGCTGCAGACCAATTTCGTCTCGAAATCGGTTAGTCGTTGTCGGAACGGGGGTTGTTTGCGCCAGGGTAAGTCCTAACGCCGGGAGCGGCCCCAATTGAGAAAGCTCCGCTAAGGAGGTTGGAATCATAGATTTAGCATCAGATCTAAGGGGCAATTATCGACAGATTGGTGAGAGCGTCTCAGCGTAAACCGCAGAGGCAGCCCAACTAAGCTCACAAAACCTAAAGCAGGGCCAAGCAGCTATAGGCATCCCCCACGGGGGGTTATCTAGGCATCCCCTCAAAGGAGGACATTTACGTTTAGAGCCGCAAGATTCAGCGGTTTATTCAGATTTAAGCTTTTTTCACCCAGATTCTGCGGCTTGTTCCTGTTGCAAAAAGGATACGGTAACTTTCGTTAAAAGAAGAGGCCACACGGTAACTTTCTTTAAACAACCCCTTAGAGGATGCGATCGCATGGCCAACCCCCAGGTATTTGAGCAGTCCATCTCAATTCGAGCCAGCGCCACCGACGTCGAGCGCTGCCTTACCGACCAGGCCCTAATGCACCGCTGGCTCAACCCGGCCCTACGCTGCGAACCCCTCGGCGAGTGGAACACCGATCTAGGCGGCAAGAGCCGCTTTATCGTGCAGATGCCGCTGTGGCAGCCGACGCTCACCAGCACCGTCATTGAGCGCGAACCGGGCCTAATAGTCTGGGGCTTTGACGGCTTTTTTAAGGGTTGCGATCGCTGGCAGTGCATTCCCACCGACAGCGGCACCAATTTGCTCAACCGCTTCCAGTTCGAAGTGCCTAACCCCATCGTTCAGTTCGGCTTCAACACCTTTGCCGCCCGCTGGACCCAGCAGGACATGCAGGCCCAGCTTAAGCGGCTTAAGGTCGTGGCAGAGAGTCTGATGAATCGGTGCTGAGGGGACATGGAGGCGAGGGGACACGGGGTAGATGAGTGAATGGGTGGATGAGGGAATCAGGTGGGAGTTTTACCTCCTCTTTTACGTTTTCCGCAACTCTATACTCACGCTCTCAGCTACGTTCATCTTTCCTAGGGTGCTGGGTCGCGCTGCGCTTGAAACCAACCTACAAGCATCTTCCCTATCTCCCCCGCCCACTCATCCACTCATCTACCCACCTTCCCCCGTCCTCCTAACCACCCTCTCCATCCAGAGTCAGCGAGAGCTGATAGATCTGCTTCTTAGACAATCCCGTACTCGCTGCCAATTGACGGCTGGCATCGCCGCGAGACACGCCCGACTCTAGCAAGCGCTCCAGCTCGCTCTTGAGGGCAGCTTCTGAAAAGATTTGAGCCGATGGGGGAGTGCCTTCAATGACCAGGGTAAATTCGCCTTTGGGGGCCTCGGCTTCATAATGGGCCAAAGCTTCGGCTAGCGTACCTCGCCAAAATTCCTCGAATCGCTTAGTCAGCTCTCGGCCCAGGGTAATGCGGCGATCGGGACCTAGCACGCTCTGTAGGTCGGTCAGGGTCTTGAGCAGTCGGTGAGGGGCTTCGTAAAGAATGAGGGTGCGCGTTTCCGGTTGGAGCACCGTCAGGCGTTCTTGACGGGCGGTGTGTTTGAGCGGCAAGAACCCTTCAAACACGAATTTGTCCGTCGGTAGACCCGATACGCAGAGTGCTGTTATGGCAGCGGTCGGGCCTGGTATTGGTACTACTGGAATGCTCTGATCGAGGCAGGCACAGACCAGTTCGTAGCCTGGATCAGAAACCCCCGGCATACCAGCATCGGTCACTAGAGCAACAGATTTATCCTGGCGCAGGCGAGTAATTAACTCATCCACGCGGCTTTGGTGGTTGTGCTCGTGATAGCTGATCTGCGGCGTTTGAACTTGAAAGTGCTGGAGCAGTTTGCCCGTGTGGCGGGTATCTTCGGCGGCGATCAAATCTACAGACTGAAGAATTCGCACGGCCCGAAAGGTCATATCCTCCAGGTTGCCAATTGGCGTACCAACCAGATAGAGATGTCCGGGCAGGGCATTCATTGTCACAGGTGAAGCGATCCAGAATAATGGACAGGGCGCTCTAGTCCCTGGGTTCAGGATAACGGAATCTATTCGTGGGAGACCCTATGGCACGTGGGCTATTTGTTGGGCTAATTACGCTGGACTGCATTTATCAGGTCGATCACGTTCCCAGCAGCGACGAAAAGATCGTGGCTGCAGACTACCTTCTCGTCGCGGGTGGTCCTGCTACGAATGCGGCAGTGGCTTTCCGGTACTTAGGCAACTCAGCTCAGGTGGTCGGGGGGCTGGGCCAGCACCCAGTTACCAGCCTGATTCATTCAGACTTAACAGCTCAGAGCGTTGAGGTTCATGACCTGCTGCCAGATCGAACCGCAGCACCGCCCCTCTCGACTATTCTGGTCACTACCGGCACCGGAGATCGGGCCGTCATCTCTCGCAATGCTGTCAACAGCCAAGCAGGCACTGAGCGCCTGCCGACAAACTTGCTAGACGGGGTTGAAGGGGTGCTGATCGACGGGCACCAGATGGCTGTCGGGATCCACATTGCTCAACTGGCTCGCGAGCGGCAGATCCCGGTCATTGTCGATGCCGGTAGCTGGAAGCCAGGGTTCGAAAATTTGCTGCCTTTAGCGACTAGCGTGATTGCCTCGGCACGATTCCTGCCGCCGGGATGCCAGAACCTGAAGGACACTCTGGACTATTTAGAGCAGCTGGGGGTGCCAGAAACCGCCATTACCCGAGGAACTAAGCCAATTTTGTATCGCCTAGGTTCCCAGCAGGCATCTTTGCCCGTACCCGCCGTCATGGCTAAGGATACGCTGGGCGCGGGGGACTTTTTTCACGGGGCATTTTGTCACTACCGGCTACAGGGGAGCACGTTTCAGGCGGCACTGATTTTAGCTAGCGTGATCGCGGCTCGAAGCTGCCAGTCCTTCGGCACCCGCGACTGGATGAACGACCCCTGGTCCCCGCCTGAACCGGCTTCACTCTAGGAGCGCACCCCATTTGGCCCTAGACTAGTAAAGATTTCATTTGCCCCTTCCCTATGGCCTACGAAGCGGAAAGACAGCTAGCGATTGAGGCAGCAACGCTGGCAGCCCAGCTGTGTGAAACTATTCGCTGGGAAATTGTGCCCACCGCCCTCGAAAAAGACGATCGCAGCCCGGTCACAATTGCCGACTTTGGCGCTCAGGCAATTATCTGTCGGGCACTGGCAGCGGCCTTTCCCGAAGATCCGGTCGTAGGGGAAGAAGATGCGGCAGAACTGCGGCAGTCGGATCGGGTGGACATCCTCCAGCAGGTCACCGCCCAGGTGCAGCGCTGCATTCCTGAGGCCACACCAGCAGACGTTTTAGACTGGATTGACCACGGCAACGGGGCCGTCGGCCAGCGCTATTGGACTCTAGACCCAATCGACGGCACCAAGGGCTTTTTGCGGGGGGATCAGTATGCGATCGCACTTGCCCTAATCGAAAATGGCGATATCAAAGTAGGCGTGCTCGCCTGCCCCGCCCTTCAGTTTGAAAATACCGCTGGCAGCACCGCTGAAAACACTGAGGCAGGGTTACTTTTGGTTGCCGTGCGGGGCGAAGGAGCCCAGCTCATGCCGCTTTCTAGCCCAGCCCCTCAGCCAATTCAGGTAACCACCGCTGTGAGCACCGGGCAATTTCGGTTTGTCGAAAGTGTCGAAGCCAGCCACGGCAACCAAGCGCAACAGTCAGCCGTAGCGCAGGCAGTTGGCATCACCCAACCCTCCATCCGCATGGACAGCCAGGCCAAGTACGCTGCCGTCGCCGCTGGTCAGGCCGTTCTCTACCTGCGCCTGCCTTCACCCAAAACCCCCGACTATCGAGAGAAAATTTGGGACCATGCAGCAGGGGTGATCCTGGTTGAGGAAGCAGGCGGTCAGGTTACCGATATGCACGGCCAGCCCCTAGACTTCTCTAAAGACATTCGCTTAAACGACAATCGAGGCGTCGTGGTCAGCAATGGCGCTATCCATGCAACGGTTCTGGCAGCTCTGGCTCAGACCGCTTCTCCGACACTCTAAAAATTCAGTAGCGAGACTGTAACACCTTTGCCGTCCGTCCTGCGATCTCCTGATTACCATTGAGATACGGGCACGAGGGGAACTGTGACGGCATGGTAAAAGCAGTGGCACAGCCAGCATCTATCGAAGAGGTTGCCGAAGATATTGTCGAAGGTAGTGCGGCCGAAGGGCCAGCTGAAGACGTCGAAGCTGAAAGCATGGCGTTGAAAAACGCTGCTGAAGATACGCCTGCAGATATTTTGCCTACAGATGTCTCACCTACAGATGTCTCGCCCCCCAGCCCTGCTGCCCCCACGCAGCCTGAACCTGCCCCCATCCAGCGAGAAACGCTTGACCTAGCAGCGCGCGACGTGCGCATGGTGCTGCGGGAGCAGAACGAGCAAAACCAAATGCTCACCACCAAGCTTAATATCCTCTTTGTCGCCAATGGCGCGCTGCTGACCAGCCTCAGCATTTCTCGGCTGCTGGTGTCGGGTAGCCCATTTAGCCTAGCTGAGGCGTTTGGCTTTTTGCTCAGTTTTACGCTGCTGGTGCGGGCCTTTTTGCCCCGTCAGGTAGCTGTCACCCCCAACCTGGAGGATCGTAAGTTTTTAGAGACTTACCTAGCCCTCTCCTACCGTGATTACCAGCTGCAGATGCTGGTCAACCTGGCAGAGACTTACAATGCCAACAAACAGCGCCTAGAAGATGTTTCTCAAAGCTTAAAATACGCTGCGTACACCACCTGGGTTACGGCTGCTATTATGCTGGTACATACCCTGATGACTTATTTTCAGGTAAGCCAATAGGCTTGATCCGTGGGTTAGTAGCCAAACTGCAACCATTGGCATTTTTTTAGAGTGCTGGCAATGAATTGGCATATGGATAACGAACAGGCCGAAGCCGAACAGGTCGAAACTGATTCAGGTAGGCGGATTAGCTTACCCGAGCCAGACATCGAGAACATTACGGTCTTAACAAAAAGCCTACCCAATGAGCCGATTTTACCCTGGCATCACTTCGACTCCCCCTGGCTAGAGCGAGATGAAACCGATGAGCCATCTGCCGAGACCGAAGCAGCTCCCGTAGAAGAGGCTCTGAAAGAGAGCACCGCAGAAGAGAGCACTTCAGAAGATGCCTTAGTCTCAGCAGCAGACTCTCAAGCCGAAAGCACCGATGCGGAGCAGCTGTCTCTGGAGCTTGAGGAAGCTGTGATGGCTCTAGAGGAACAGCCTGCGACCCTCGCGCCCGAAAGCCTATCCCTACCAGTCGAACCCGATCCCCTGACAACAAGCGCAGCCGCTGAGCCGCTATCCGCCACAGCTCAGCCCGACAGCGACAGTCATTCTCCCGCTACCCACTCCCCCTTGTAGAACTCCCTACTGGTGCATCTAGGCTAGAATTGTGCGCTCTTGTGGATTGGGTTCGCTGCGCTTAACCTAACCGCTTCAACAATTTGTTGGGTCTCACAGGCTCGACACCAACCTACGAAAAGAGGCTAGACACGCCACTAGAGCCGCTTTTTCCGCCTTCAAAGCTAAACCCAACCTCTATTTTCCTTGGGGATCCAAAATGTCTCGCAAGGCATCCCCCACTGTATTAATACTCAGCACCGTCAAAAAAATCGCCAACCCCGGAAAAATTACCACATGAGGAGCCCCCTCAATATAATTCTGGGCATCAAACAGCATTCGCCCCCAGGTCGGTACATCGGGCGAAAAGCCCAACCCTAGAAAGCTCAGAGTCGATTCGGCTAAAATCGCATTGCCCACGGCTAGCGTAGCCGCAACCGTCACCGGCCCCACCACGTTTGGCAGCAGATGGTCTCGCACCAGCTGCCAAGGATTGGCCCCCAACGCCACTGCCGCCTGCACAAAATTGCGGTACTTCAGGCTCAAGAACCCTGCCCGCACCAGACGCGCTACCGACATCCAGTTCAGCCCGCCAATCACGCTGACAATCAACACAAATACCCCTTGCTCCGGCCCCAGCACCTGCCGCACCAGCTCTCCAAACAGGTAAATTACCAGCAGCACCAGCGGTAGCTGCGGCAGCGACAAAAACAGATCTGTCAGCCGCATCAGCCCGCCATCAATCCAACCGCCATAAAAGCCTGCCAGCGAACCTACGAACAGACCCAGCGTGATTGCGATCGCCATTGCCATCACCCCCACTGCCAAAGAGATTCGTCCCCCGGACAAAATTCGGGCTAGCTGATCTTGCCCTAGATCATTGGTGCCGAAGGGATAAGCGCTGCTGGGCGGTAGCAAAGCCCGATCAAAGCTAATCTCACTGGGCGAAGCTGGGTAAAGCCAAGGCCCGACCCAAACTGCTAGAACGATAGCGATAAGGACAATTAAAGCTGCCGCCCCTATGCGATCGCACCACAGCCGCTGCAGCAGTGCC from Pseudanabaena sp. FACHB-2040 encodes:
- the ppk1 gene encoding polyphosphate kinase 1, translated to MTTVATVEPTTNFQNLRSPEFFISRELSWLEFNRRVLHEALDDRTPLLERLKFLGIFSSNLDEFFMVRVAGIKQQIAAQVSKRTPDGRAPEEHLEAISQTLRPMVIQQHEFFGQTLRSQLNRHGICLLDYTDLKAKPQDYLKTYFEEQIFPVLTPLAVDPGHPFPYISNLSLNLAVVVRDHQTKEEHFARVKVPKVLPRFVALPSSLFDDRENCHWIGVPLEQVIAHNLHFLFPGMDIQAHYPFRVTRNADLAVEEDEADDLMQAIEQELRRRRLGGSAVRIEIHAQTPPPVRAMLVEELGLTEADVYDVEGLLCLGDLMTFLSLPLPDLKDPVWSPVIPAALDILSRNHDDEEENAEDMFTLLRRQDQLIHHPYHSFSGTVQCFITHAAHDPNVLAIKMTLYRTSGDSPIVNALISAAENGKQVVVLVELKARFDEENNINWARKLENSGVHVVYGLVGLKTHTKVTLVVRREGGQIRRYCHIGTGNYNPKTARLYTDLGLLSSSEDLGADLSDLFNYLTGYSRQSSYRKLLIAPVNLRQRMIDLIRGEMEQASQGKPAHIIAKMNSLVDSTIIVALYEASQAGVKIDLIIRGICCLRPGLEGISDNIRVISIIGRFLEHSRIFFFQNGGPETMLLGSADWMPRNLDRRIEAVVPVEDEQIRTELKNILETSLADNRYAWDMQPDGSYIQRRPGRGQRQRSSHAIFMERALKSAE
- a CDS encoding PfkB family carbohydrate kinase translates to MARGLFVGLITLDCIYQVDHVPSSDEKIVAADYLLVAGGPATNAAVAFRYLGNSAQVVGGLGQHPVTSLIHSDLTAQSVEVHDLLPDRTAAPPLSTILVTTGTGDRAVISRNAVNSQAGTERLPTNLLDGVEGVLIDGHQMAVGIHIAQLARERQIPVIVDAGSWKPGFENLLPLATSVIASARFLPPGCQNLKDTLDYLEQLGVPETAITRGTKPILYRLGSQQASLPVPAVMAKDTLGAGDFFHGAFCHYRLQGSTFQAALILASVIAARSCQSFGTRDWMNDPWSPPEPASL
- the clpS gene encoding ATP-dependent Clp protease adapter ClpS, yielding MSVETIERKETTTIRKPAPRYRVLLHNDEFNTMEHVVESLIKVVPSLTMPQAVDIMMQAHSAGVALVITCALEHAEFYCEGLQSQGLTSSIEPDE
- a CDS encoding type II CAAX endopeptidase family protein, whose translation is MAALARLTPPLRVLLFLAGLALLWLPLALPLYILAATGALDLGGAIATGLLYVGFLLIWPTWAKQVHRLQLPWQTLGLIWRPGIAVDWVVGLSLGLGGIAALVGIELALGWAVLLPPTAQLPRFFVEGALVGLAVGVAEEILFRGWLLFELEQGWSRGQALVGTALVFAIAHFIKPLPAILATLPQFFGLFLLALTLVWARRTPSHVQSHNQPGRTALGYPAGLHGGLVWGYYLVNVGQVIQITGAVPEWVTGIQANPLAGLLGLGLLAGLAGLFYRSAHQPG
- a CDS encoding 3'(2'),5'-bisphosphate nucleotidase, coding for MAYEAERQLAIEAATLAAQLCETIRWEIVPTALEKDDRSPVTIADFGAQAIICRALAAAFPEDPVVGEEDAAELRQSDRVDILQQVTAQVQRCIPEATPADVLDWIDHGNGAVGQRYWTLDPIDGTKGFLRGDQYAIALALIENGDIKVGVLACPALQFENTAGSTAENTEAGLLLVAVRGEGAQLMPLSSPAPQPIQVTTAVSTGQFRFVESVEASHGNQAQQSAVAQAVGITQPSIRMDSQAKYAAVAAGQAVLYLRLPSPKTPDYREKIWDHAAGVILVEEAGGQVTDMHGQPLDFSKDIRLNDNRGVVVSNGAIHATVLAALAQTASPTL
- the rsmI gene encoding 16S rRNA (cytidine(1402)-2'-O)-methyltransferase, whose translation is MNALPGHLYLVGTPIGNLEDMTFRAVRILQSVDLIAAEDTRHTGKLLQHFQVQTPQISYHEHNHQSRVDELITRLRQDKSVALVTDAGMPGVSDPGYELVCACLDQSIPVVPIPGPTAAITALCVSGLPTDKFVFEGFLPLKHTARQERLTVLQPETRTLILYEAPHRLLKTLTDLQSVLGPDRRITLGRELTKRFEEFWRGTLAEALAHYEAEAPKGEFTLVIEGTPPSAQIFSEAALKSELERLLESGVSRGDASRQLAASTGLSKKQIYQLSLTLDGEGG
- a CDS encoding SRPBCC family protein is translated as MANPQVFEQSISIRASATDVERCLTDQALMHRWLNPALRCEPLGEWNTDLGGKSRFIVQMPLWQPTLTSTVIEREPGLIVWGFDGFFKGCDRWQCIPTDSGTNLLNRFQFEVPNPIVQFGFNTFAARWTQQDMQAQLKRLKVVAESLMNRC
- a CDS encoding mechanosensitive ion channel; amino-acid sequence: MIPTSLAELSQLGPLPALGLTLAQTTPVPTTTNRFRDEIGLQLGSFLPSLIWAVVLLLLGWIIATVAALVVKNLLKRTRLDNRIANQILGQDPSQDVPVEDWISAAVYWVILLFAIIAFLNALNLAVVSQPLNNFLEQIFVYLPRIGGALLLLGVAWAVATLVKVVVARGLSQFRLDDRLAEHTGQEPGQSSPFAVNETLANALYWFIFLLFLPLVLDALGLRGLLLPVETLINRFLLAIPNIITAGLILLLGWLVARIVRGVVTNFLAAVGADRVGTRLGLKSSSQTGVALSNLVGTIAYILVLIPAAIAALNELDIVAISGPAISMLERVLFAIPQILTAGLVLVLFYLVGRFVADLVSDVLSSMGFDNLWHILGIPELSRPAAAEARTTFNEEGLPVTTIETPRQTPSEVLGVIVLVGIVLFGVVTATEILGFTQLTAIVQSLLLVSARVLSGVVVFAIGLYLANLAYRVIYSVNSSQSQMLAQAARIAIIALVGAMALQQMGVATSIVNLAFGLLLGAVAVAFAIAFGLGGREVAGEQLRQWLSAFNRRS